Proteins co-encoded in one Bremerella sp. TYQ1 genomic window:
- a CDS encoding MBL fold metallo-hydrolase: protein MLARKEIFPNVIELNFQAGELLGCNVYLVYDGNEWILIDIGFDETVEDYIDVIRNIDFPLANCKTLVATHADVDHIQGLAKAKQILGTTVTSHPLAVKALESGDKLQTFAEIALQDIHLDMPPVKIEHQVNDGDKLTVGKLELEVWHTPGHTNSQLSFRMGDLLFSGDNIYRDGCVGAIDAHHGSDIPSFISSLERIRKSDVKWLLPSHGPIFRKDDELLDKTIARLNSYLHMADFGTCAVDWPLMDEWEDEIVKGELPK, encoded by the coding sequence ATGCTGGCTCGAAAAGAAATCTTTCCCAACGTCATCGAACTCAATTTCCAGGCCGGTGAATTGCTCGGCTGCAACGTCTACCTCGTTTATGACGGAAACGAGTGGATTCTCATTGACATTGGTTTTGATGAAACCGTGGAAGACTATATCGATGTGATCCGCAACATCGACTTTCCATTGGCCAACTGTAAAACGCTTGTTGCGACCCATGCTGATGTCGATCACATCCAGGGACTTGCGAAAGCAAAGCAGATTCTCGGCACGACGGTTACCTCCCACCCATTGGCGGTCAAAGCTCTTGAATCAGGCGACAAGCTGCAGACATTTGCTGAAATCGCCTTGCAAGACATCCACCTCGACATGCCCCCTGTTAAAATTGAGCATCAAGTCAACGACGGCGATAAACTTACCGTCGGCAAGCTGGAACTCGAAGTCTGGCACACGCCAGGCCATACCAACAGTCAGCTGAGCTTTCGCATGGGCGACTTGCTCTTCTCAGGCGACAATATCTATCGTGACGGATGCGTTGGTGCCATTGATGCCCACCACGGGAGCGATATTCCGTCATTCATCAGTTCGCTTGAACGCATCCGCAAGAGTGATGTGAAATGGCTCCTTCCGAGTCACGGACCAATTTTCCGAAAAGACGACGAGCTTCTCGACAAGACTATCGCTCGCTTGAATAGCTATCTTCACATGGCCGACTTCGGCACCTGTGCTGTTGATTGGCCGCTAATGGATGAGTGGGAAGACGAGATCGTTAAGGGCGAGTTACCGAAGTAG
- a CDS encoding ammonium transporter → MVSSLSLPNRVWFAMIAIALGLMISYPLSAQDAGTPASEEAPMAEAGEERAEEAAAEEGDTEAVEEAEEPLTAEELMGDVDALWTCLAAFLVFFMQAGFALVEAGFTRAKNACNIVMKNLMDFSIGSLTFWLVGFGLMFGASNGYYGHDMFLFDGGSEEALAVNGNAAFNWAFLIFQTVFCATAATIVSGAMAERTKFSAYLVYTVLITVIVYPIFGSWAWGGLFAGEGWLENSFGKVEGTDDNWFFYDFAGSTVVHSIGGWAALAGAITIGPRIGKYTADGKVKPIPGHSIPLGALGVFILWLGWFGFNPGSTTAVGGGSFAYIAVTTNLAAAAGVVGAMITSWIMFSKPDTSFSLNGALAGLVSITAGCDGMAPHFAALSGLIGGVLVVLSCVMFDKLKIDDPVGAVSVHGVCGAWGTLAIGLFHMDNGLLLGGGTKQFVIQLIGIAAGFVWAFGVSFVIFNLIKFTMGLRVSAEEEMAGLDITEHGMYAYPAHLVTEGTSQAGHVAS, encoded by the coding sequence ATGGTAAGTTCCCTCTCCCTCCCCAACCGAGTGTGGTTTGCGATGATCGCAATCGCCCTCGGCCTCATGATCTCTTACCCGCTTTCAGCGCAAGACGCTGGAACCCCGGCATCGGAAGAAGCTCCGATGGCCGAAGCTGGCGAAGAACGAGCTGAAGAAGCCGCCGCCGAAGAAGGCGACACCGAAGCTGTCGAAGAAGCTGAAGAACCGCTCACTGCGGAAGAACTCATGGGCGACGTCGACGCGTTGTGGACTTGCTTGGCAGCATTCCTCGTGTTCTTCATGCAGGCTGGTTTCGCCCTTGTCGAAGCTGGTTTCACGCGTGCGAAGAACGCGTGTAACATCGTGATGAAAAACCTGATGGACTTCTCCATCGGCTCGTTGACATTTTGGCTAGTCGGTTTCGGCCTCATGTTTGGCGCATCGAATGGCTATTACGGCCACGACATGTTCCTTTTTGATGGTGGCAGTGAAGAAGCACTTGCAGTTAATGGTAACGCCGCATTTAACTGGGCATTCCTAATCTTCCAAACGGTCTTCTGTGCGACTGCTGCAACAATTGTTTCTGGAGCCATGGCTGAACGAACCAAGTTTTCCGCATACTTGGTTTACACCGTCCTGATCACTGTCATTGTCTATCCAATCTTTGGTAGCTGGGCATGGGGTGGATTGTTCGCCGGTGAAGGTTGGCTTGAAAACTCCTTCGGCAAAGTCGAAGGGACTGACGACAACTGGTTCTTCTACGACTTTGCTGGTTCGACTGTTGTCCACTCGATTGGTGGCTGGGCCGCTCTCGCTGGTGCCATCACCATCGGTCCTCGTATCGGTAAGTACACTGCTGACGGCAAAGTGAAGCCAATTCCTGGTCATAGCATCCCACTGGGTGCCCTGGGTGTTTTCATCCTGTGGTTGGGTTGGTTCGGATTTAACCCAGGTTCGACCACCGCTGTCGGTGGCGGCTCGTTCGCTTACATCGCTGTAACTACCAACCTGGCCGCTGCGGCTGGCGTTGTCGGTGCGATGATCACCTCCTGGATCATGTTCAGCAAGCCGGACACCTCGTTCAGCTTGAACGGAGCTCTTGCTGGCCTCGTTTCCATTACCGCTGGCTGTGACGGAATGGCTCCGCACTTTGCTGCTCTGTCTGGTCTAATCGGTGGCGTTCTCGTGGTCCTTTCCTGCGTCATGTTTGACAAACTAAAAATTGACGATCCTGTCGGTGCCGTCTCGGTCCATGGTGTGTGTGGTGCCTGGGGTACGCTTGCTATTGGTTTGTTCCACATGGACAACGGTCTTCTACTTGGCGGCGGCACCAAGCAGTTCGTGATCCAACTGATTGGTATTGCTGCGGGCTTCGTCTGGGCCTTCGGCGTCAGCTTTGTGATCTTCAATCTGATCAAGTTCACGATGGGCTTGCGAGTTAGTGCTGAAGAGGAAATGGCCGGTCTCGATATCACCGAGCACGGCATGTACGCCTACCCGGCACACTTGGTCACGGAAGGCACCAGCCAAGCAGGCCACGTCGCCTCCTAA
- a CDS encoding P-II family nitrogen regulator yields the protein MKLVIAIIQPSRLEAVKEALTEVEVFRLTVMDCQGFGRQKGQTEVYRGHEFTVNLLRKVQLQIAVNEDFVEPTIDAIVKGARSSDKGEIGDGKIFVVPMDDCIRIRTGERGPEAI from the coding sequence ATGAAACTTGTGATTGCCATCATTCAGCCGAGCCGATTAGAAGCAGTCAAAGAAGCTTTGACCGAAGTGGAAGTCTTCCGCTTGACGGTGATGGATTGCCAAGGTTTTGGTCGCCAAAAAGGACAAACTGAGGTCTACCGCGGGCACGAGTTCACAGTAAACCTACTTCGCAAAGTCCAGCTTCAAATCGCAGTTAACGAAGACTTTGTTGAGCCGACGATCGACGCGATCGTTAAAGGGGCTCGGTCCAGCGACAAAGGCGAAATCGGCGATGGCAAGATCTTTGTCGTACCAATGGATGACTGTATCCGTATCCGCACCGGCGAACGTGGCCCGGAAGCGATTTAA
- a CDS encoding TlpA family protein disulfide reductase translates to MPHFSIHCPVRGTRRRGKTVLFVLLCILAGLAVMLLAWLLGPGSDGPSASHAWVGMPVPAAELEAMINAEQAIDTSDLSGKVSLINIWGPWCGPCLMEFPELLEIRQRFADDPDFQLIAIAADGRWMPGQIQPFEEGVEGLKHDSQMVLAQYNSDLPVYLDRTAKLRSELVKSSPQFGYPTNFLVGRDGQIKAVWIGYSGDLSEMSKKIREELESTEGSDN, encoded by the coding sequence ATGCCCCACTTCTCCATTCATTGCCCGGTTCGCGGTACACGTCGTCGGGGCAAGACAGTCCTTTTCGTTCTACTCTGTATTCTGGCCGGATTGGCCGTCATGTTGTTGGCTTGGCTGCTGGGGCCTGGCAGCGATGGCCCTTCTGCGTCTCATGCTTGGGTAGGAATGCCGGTGCCTGCTGCGGAATTAGAGGCCATGATCAACGCCGAGCAAGCCATTGATACGAGCGACCTGTCGGGCAAAGTGTCGCTGATCAACATCTGGGGACCGTGGTGTGGTCCGTGCCTGATGGAGTTTCCTGAACTGCTGGAAATTCGTCAGCGCTTTGCAGATGATCCTGATTTCCAGCTAATTGCCATCGCAGCTGATGGACGTTGGATGCCAGGGCAGATACAACCGTTCGAGGAAGGTGTCGAGGGGCTTAAGCATGACTCACAGATGGTGCTTGCCCAGTACAATTCTGACTTGCCCGTCTATTTAGATCGCACGGCAAAGCTGCGAAGTGAACTGGTCAAGTCTTCCCCTCAGTTTGGATACCCAACCAACTTTCTCGTGGGACGCGATGGCCAAATCAAGGCGGTTTGGATTGGATACAGCGGCGATCTCAGTGAGATGTCGAAGAAGATCCGAGAAGAGCTCGAGTCTACAGAAGGAAGCGATAATTAA
- the cyaB gene encoding class IV adenylate cyclase, whose product MNFEVELKFPVDDLAPIESQLEDLGGIIEVPKRQADRYYSHPSRNFAETDEALRIRRVGDQNFITYKGPKVDDSTKTRREIEVPLISGATGAANIVDMFESLGFTPVAEVTKDRRKSHIQYEGFDVLVAMDEVKNLGKFVELEITSGEEEMEAAKEVLSKLAEQLGLSGSERRSYLELILGSD is encoded by the coding sequence ATGAATTTCGAGGTCGAACTAAAATTTCCCGTCGACGATTTAGCCCCCATTGAATCGCAATTGGAGGATCTGGGCGGAATCATTGAAGTTCCCAAGCGTCAGGCGGACAGGTATTACAGCCATCCATCGCGAAACTTCGCCGAAACAGACGAGGCCCTGCGAATTCGCCGAGTTGGCGACCAGAATTTTATTACCTACAAAGGTCCCAAAGTCGACGATTCGACAAAAACTCGCCGAGAAATTGAGGTTCCGCTCATTTCTGGGGCTACTGGGGCGGCCAATATCGTCGACATGTTCGAGTCACTCGGCTTCACACCGGTTGCCGAAGTCACGAAAGATCGCCGCAAATCCCATATCCAGTATGAAGGTTTCGACGTACTGGTTGCCATGGACGAAGTAAAGAATCTAGGCAAGTTTGTGGAACTAGAAATCACTTCTGGCGAAGAAGAGATGGAAGCCGCAAAAGAAGTTTTGTCGAAACTGGCGGAGCAACTCGGGCTGTCCGGAAGTGAACGCCGAAGTTATCTGGAACTGATCTTAGGCTCTGATTAG
- a CDS encoding MFS transporter produces the protein MSIHPNSTPAAKSIADSPSNISNADNHQHGLPMNEGVSRNFMLLTLYQVVLRCGWIFKTESIIIPAVLDLIAGSGWIRGFLPILGRIGQSCPPLLYADRLRNLPLKKWSLFGTSLAMAVAFGGLASLFIPGVDSAIGESAMVVGFLGFYFLFFCATGLNQLGFGTSQGKLIPPHLRGRLMLASNVIGAIIAISLAATLLPRWLQGNAIQVNWIFGFAALSFVLSAMTVIGLQEKRDRTEKKAFSPKKLFWESFLVVRNDHRFRWVCLIAGAFGFSLMLFPHYQALARERLDVDLSRMIFWVIIQNAGTAVFSLLGGPLADWKGNRLVLRTMLFGVMILPLGSVLLVHSGEVGLHLFDWLFLFVGVTPITFRAFTNYTLELVPAELHPRYLATQSLCIAVPMVLSPLVGLLIDLTSFEVVFCGIAVILFGGWLMTWSLVEPRHEPGHHVQYGEMDVDPEDEV, from the coding sequence ATGAGTATTCACCCAAATTCTACTCCGGCGGCTAAATCGATCGCGGATTCTCCGAGCAATATCTCGAATGCTGACAACCACCAGCATGGCCTTCCGATGAATGAAGGTGTCTCTCGTAACTTTATGCTTTTGACGCTCTATCAAGTCGTCCTACGTTGCGGCTGGATTTTTAAAACCGAGAGCATCATTATTCCGGCCGTGCTGGATTTGATCGCCGGTTCAGGTTGGATTCGTGGCTTTCTGCCCATCCTCGGACGAATTGGTCAGAGCTGCCCACCACTGTTATATGCAGACCGCCTTCGTAATTTGCCGCTGAAGAAGTGGTCTCTCTTCGGAACGTCGCTCGCCATGGCGGTCGCCTTTGGGGGACTAGCCTCGCTATTCATTCCTGGAGTTGATTCGGCGATTGGCGAATCGGCTATGGTTGTTGGATTCCTGGGGTTCTACTTTCTTTTTTTCTGTGCGACGGGGCTCAATCAACTTGGCTTTGGAACCTCGCAGGGCAAACTGATCCCGCCTCATCTGCGCGGTCGCTTGATGTTGGCGTCGAATGTTATCGGTGCAATTATCGCCATATCACTTGCTGCCACATTACTTCCGCGATGGCTGCAAGGAAACGCGATTCAGGTAAATTGGATTTTCGGTTTCGCCGCATTGTCGTTTGTACTCAGCGCGATGACGGTTATTGGCCTACAAGAGAAACGTGATCGCACCGAAAAAAAAGCTTTCTCACCGAAGAAATTGTTTTGGGAATCGTTTCTCGTCGTTCGAAATGACCATCGTTTCCGTTGGGTCTGCTTAATTGCAGGTGCATTTGGTTTTTCGTTGATGCTTTTCCCGCACTATCAAGCCCTCGCACGCGAGCGTTTAGATGTCGACTTATCGCGGATGATCTTCTGGGTCATCATCCAGAACGCGGGGACAGCCGTCTTTAGCCTACTGGGCGGTCCATTGGCAGACTGGAAAGGGAATCGCCTGGTCTTGAGAACGATGCTTTTCGGCGTGATGATCCTGCCGCTCGGCTCGGTGCTCTTGGTTCATTCCGGCGAAGTCGGCTTACACTTGTTCGACTGGCTGTTTCTGTTTGTCGGCGTGACGCCTATCACGTTTCGCGCTTTCACCAACTATACGCTGGAACTTGTTCCCGCCGAATTGCATCCGCGTTACCTGGCCACGCAAAGCCTGTGCATTGCCGTTCCCATGGTGCTTTCACCACTGGTTGGCTTACTGATCGACCTGACAAGCTTTGAAGTCGTCTTCTGCGGAATCGCAGTTATTTTGTTTGGGGGCTGGCTTATGACATGGTCACTCGTCGAACCGCGTCACGAGCCTGGACACCACGTTCAATATGGCGAAATGGATGTCGACCCCGAAGACGAAGTCTAG
- a CDS encoding ABC transporter permease, which yields MNERPSYGSVFYMFLRNSLVRDLSFRSNFWIECVSSLSWVIMNLGFYLLIFSYTSSIGNNTGWGKWEFFVFLATTLLVNSLVQMFFMPNIQEFSELIRTGKLDFALLKPIDTQFLISFEKVNWPSTANFLFGILLMSISLFQLTHRVNEPIELTVGMIALYLVFLACGVAILYSLMIVLAASSIWLGRNTSLYDFWFYITSFSRYPMEIYNAGTLGLTLKMIFTFAVPILIVVNVPARILAQPMGVDPYDKWLLSGYMVIATAMSLLFSRWVFKMSLKSYRSASS from the coding sequence ATGAACGAACGGCCTTCGTACGGCAGCGTTTTTTACATGTTCCTGCGGAACAGTTTGGTTCGAGACTTGAGCTTTCGCTCGAACTTTTGGATCGAATGTGTTTCGAGTCTGTCCTGGGTGATCATGAACTTGGGCTTCTATTTGCTCATATTCAGTTACACCAGTTCCATAGGAAACAACACCGGTTGGGGAAAGTGGGAGTTCTTTGTTTTCCTGGCGACCACATTGTTAGTGAATAGTCTGGTGCAGATGTTCTTCATGCCGAACATTCAAGAATTCTCCGAACTGATCCGAACTGGAAAGCTTGATTTTGCCCTGCTGAAGCCGATCGATACTCAGTTTTTAATCAGCTTCGAGAAAGTAAATTGGCCATCGACTGCTAACTTTCTGTTCGGCATTTTGCTGATGTCGATTAGTTTGTTTCAGCTGACGCATCGCGTGAACGAACCGATCGAGCTTACCGTCGGCATGATTGCTTTGTACTTGGTTTTCCTGGCATGCGGTGTCGCCATTCTATATAGCCTGATGATTGTGCTCGCCGCTTCCAGTATCTGGCTCGGCAGAAATACTTCGCTCTATGACTTCTGGTTTTACATCACCAGCTTTTCTCGATACCCGATGGAGATCTACAACGCCGGTACACTTGGCTTGACGTTGAAAATGATTTTCACGTTTGCCGTTCCGATTTTAATCGTCGTGAATGTGCCGGCACGAATATTGGCTCAGCCCATGGGCGTCGATCCCTACGACAAGTGGCTGCTGTCTGGCTACATGGTGATTGCCACAGCGATGAGCCTGTTGTTCTCTCGCTGGGTCTTTAAGATGTCGCTAAAGAGCTACCGAAGCGCTAGTAGCTAG
- a CDS encoding ABC-2 family transporter protein, translated as MADLAARASTWWAIFQINFYEKLVYRGDFMLGTLMRFLPIVTQIFLWSAIFSARGEGSTAGEEIVGYTYYNIVAYYLLSTVSRAFSSMPGLASGIALQIREGEIKKYLIQPLDLISFFLLNRIAHKLTYYIVALIPFAIVFFLCRGYFVDGWPPANVLAAYFFSLILAFMLGFFMEATIGMIGFWFLEVRSLLFVYMLFTFFLSGHMFPLDMLNELGGPWSMIVKSLPLMYLAYFPAAVFLEKITGAELMWGLIVQVGWVVFFIVASRFAFHYGVKQYSAYGG; from the coding sequence ATGGCGGATCTCGCCGCAAGGGCCTCCACCTGGTGGGCCATTTTTCAGATCAATTTCTATGAGAAGCTCGTCTATCGTGGCGACTTCATGCTGGGAACGTTGATGCGATTCCTGCCGATTGTTACGCAGATCTTTCTGTGGTCGGCCATCTTTTCGGCTCGTGGCGAAGGAAGCACGGCCGGCGAAGAGATTGTTGGGTATACGTACTACAACATTGTTGCGTATTACTTGCTTTCGACGGTTTCGCGAGCTTTTTCGAGTATGCCTGGTTTGGCATCTGGAATCGCGCTGCAGATACGCGAAGGAGAAATCAAAAAGTACCTGATCCAGCCGTTGGACTTGATCTCGTTCTTTTTGTTAAATCGTATTGCCCACAAACTGACCTACTACATTGTCGCACTGATTCCATTCGCGATTGTGTTCTTTCTGTGCCGTGGCTATTTCGTCGATGGCTGGCCGCCAGCGAATGTTTTAGCGGCATATTTTTTCTCCCTCATCTTGGCATTCATGCTGGGCTTCTTTATGGAAGCCACGATCGGCATGATTGGGTTTTGGTTTCTCGAAGTTCGTTCATTGTTGTTCGTCTACATGCTGTTCACTTTTTTCCTGTCGGGGCATATGTTCCCGCTGGATATGTTGAACGAACTGGGTGGACCGTGGTCGATGATTGTTAAATCGTTGCCGCTGATGTACCTCGCCTATTTCCCCGCCGCAGTGTTTCTGGAGAAAATCACCGGAGCCGAGTTGATGTGGGGGCTGATCGTCCAAGTGGGCTGGGTCGTCTTTTTCATTGTCGCTTCACGGTTCGCGTTTCATTATGGCGTGAAGCAATATAGCGCGTACGGAGGTTAA
- a CDS encoding ATP-binding cassette domain-containing protein produces MAPIIQIEKLTKTYQVYQKQEGLLSSIRGLFHRQYKTVEAVKGIDLTVDQGEFVAFLGPNGAGKTTTLKLLSGVINPTSGSAEVMGHVPWHRDNAYRRRFALVMGQKNQLWWDLPAQDSFRLHQKIYRIDADQFQRTQDELVDLLGVQELLAQPVRALSLGERMKMELIAALLHSPDVLFLDEPTIGLDVVAQHNIQQFLKHYQQERKITVLLTSHYMKDIAALCQRVVVIAHGLIIYDGSLSGIIDRFGGYKILTLTFNEDAASSNLSRFGDLISEDFPKVKLRVDRAKVGEVLASILDQYELADVGVEDPPLEEVIADVFSLAHPGDTSDNEKKMAEASS; encoded by the coding sequence ATGGCACCGATCATCCAAATAGAAAAGCTGACTAAGACTTATCAGGTCTATCAGAAGCAAGAAGGCCTGCTTTCCTCGATTCGCGGGCTGTTTCACCGGCAATACAAGACGGTCGAGGCGGTCAAAGGAATCGACTTGACGGTCGACCAGGGGGAATTCGTCGCCTTCCTGGGCCCCAATGGGGCAGGAAAAACGACCACGCTGAAGCTGCTTTCAGGCGTCATTAATCCGACTTCTGGTTCCGCCGAGGTCATGGGGCACGTTCCGTGGCATCGAGATAACGCCTACCGACGCCGATTTGCGTTGGTGATGGGCCAAAAAAACCAACTCTGGTGGGATTTGCCAGCCCAAGATAGTTTCCGGCTTCATCAGAAAATATATCGGATCGATGCTGATCAATTCCAGCGAACGCAGGACGAGTTGGTTGATTTGCTAGGTGTTCAGGAATTACTTGCCCAGCCGGTTCGAGCGTTGTCTCTCGGCGAGCGAATGAAGATGGAGCTGATCGCCGCCCTGCTCCACTCGCCCGATGTTTTGTTCCTTGATGAACCGACGATTGGGCTGGACGTGGTCGCCCAGCACAATATTCAGCAATTTCTGAAGCACTATCAGCAGGAACGTAAAATCACTGTTCTGCTGACAAGCCACTACATGAAAGACATCGCCGCCCTTTGCCAGCGTGTGGTGGTCATCGCGCATGGGCTGATCATCTATGACGGCTCGCTAAGCGGCATTATCGATCGCTTTGGCGGTTATAAAATTCTGACGCTGACATTCAACGAAGATGCTGCTTCAAGCAATCTATCTCGATTCGGCGATCTGATTTCCGAGGACTTCCCGAAAGTCAAACTACGCGTCGATCGGGCTAAAGTCGGCGAGGTTTTGGCTTCCATCCTCGATCAGTACGAGCTTGCCGACGTTGGCGTGGAAGATCCGCCGTTGGAAGAAGTCATTGCCGATGTGTTCTCGTTGGCCCATCCCGGCGACACCTCGGACAACGAAAAGAAGATGGCCGAAGCGTCGAGCTAA
- the ispF gene encoding 2-C-methyl-D-erythritol 2,4-cyclodiphosphate synthase, producing MIRIGLGHDTHRLADGGPLILGGLEIPHDKHLVGHSDADALMHAITDALLGAANLPDIGQLFPNTDDLNKDRASSEFLQLAYQKVLDEGWTLINLDCVIHSQRPKLADLKSLMQIRIAEILHVSPEDIGIKAKTGEGVGSVGREEAIEVQCVCLLKRA from the coding sequence ATGATACGTATTGGGCTCGGACACGACACCCATCGTCTAGCCGACGGGGGGCCATTGATTCTTGGTGGCCTCGAAATTCCGCACGATAAACACTTGGTCGGACACAGCGACGCCGATGCTTTGATGCACGCCATCACGGACGCGTTACTCGGTGCGGCGAATCTTCCAGATATTGGGCAGCTTTTTCCCAATACGGACGACCTCAACAAGGACCGAGCGTCGAGCGAATTTCTTCAGCTTGCCTATCAAAAAGTCCTTGACGAAGGTTGGACACTCATCAACCTCGATTGCGTCATTCACTCGCAGCGTCCCAAGCTGGCCGATTTGAAGTCGCTGATGCAAATTCGTATCGCCGAAATCTTACATGTCTCGCCAGAAGATATCGGTATCAAAGCCAAAACCGGTGAAGGCGTTGGAAGTGTCGGTCGTGAAGAAGCGATCGAAGTTCAATGCGTTTGCCTGCTGAAAAGAGCCTAA
- the cysS gene encoding cysteine--tRNA ligase produces the protein MSNLRVYNTLSRTKEEFKTVQSGKVGIYLCGPTVYAEAHIGHMVGPVIFDTVKRYLEHSGYDVRLVVNITDVDDKLINKANERKMTMLEVAEENIKDYLDNLAALNVTTIDDMPRATSSMDDIIQFIKDLVDKGFAYDVDGDVFFEVSKDAQYGKLTNRSVDAMQGEGGGAAASKRSPGDFALWKKAKPGEPSWESPWGNGRPGWHIECSAMSKSILGETFDIHGGGLDLTFPHHENEIAQSECCHGKPMVNYWMHNGLLRSDPSAGKIGGKAERDKDASAGEAGGKMSRSGGAGGLHSLIDRQGGERIRFFLLRTHYRSTILFSEPAIEEAGTGLETFSRLFERYERITGKSFYDIEPAKTRKAGEFNAEGDELLALLKKHRDAYLEKMDDDFNTGGGVSELFEIVRGVNKFIDQNKLEETKGADTASLDQAMATLRELTSILGLFAQKPEADSSEDAGLVDSLMSLVIEIRANSRKRKDFETSDLIRDRLTECGITLEDRKDGTLWRKG, from the coding sequence ATGAGTAATCTCCGGGTCTACAACACACTGAGCCGTACCAAGGAAGAGTTTAAGACCGTCCAGTCTGGCAAAGTCGGTATCTACCTCTGCGGTCCGACCGTTTATGCCGAAGCCCACATTGGTCACATGGTCGGCCCCGTGATCTTCGATACGGTAAAACGCTATCTGGAACACAGCGGCTACGACGTTCGCCTGGTGGTCAACATTACCGACGTGGACGATAAGCTAATCAATAAAGCGAACGAGCGCAAAATGACGATGCTCGAAGTCGCCGAAGAAAATATCAAAGATTATCTCGACAACCTGGCAGCGCTCAACGTCACGACAATCGATGATATGCCACGCGCGACCTCTTCGATGGACGACATCATTCAGTTCATCAAGGACCTCGTCGACAAAGGCTTTGCCTACGATGTCGATGGCGATGTCTTCTTCGAGGTCAGCAAAGATGCACAATACGGCAAGCTCACCAATCGCAGCGTCGATGCGATGCAAGGAGAAGGGGGCGGCGCCGCTGCCAGCAAACGCTCGCCAGGGGACTTTGCTTTGTGGAAGAAGGCCAAACCTGGCGAACCATCCTGGGAAAGTCCCTGGGGCAATGGACGACCAGGCTGGCATATTGAATGCTCGGCAATGAGCAAAAGCATCCTCGGCGAAACGTTCGACATCCACGGTGGTGGTCTCGATCTGACATTCCCACACCACGAAAACGAAATCGCCCAAAGCGAATGCTGCCATGGCAAGCCGATGGTGAATTACTGGATGCACAATGGACTGCTGCGAAGCGATCCAAGTGCCGGCAAGATCGGCGGCAAAGCGGAACGCGACAAAGACGCGTCCGCCGGTGAAGCTGGCGGCAAAATGAGCCGAAGCGGTGGTGCCGGCGGCTTGCACTCGCTGATCGATCGTCAAGGCGGCGAACGCATTCGATTCTTCCTGCTGCGAACTCATTACCGTAGCACGATTTTATTCAGCGAACCGGCGATCGAAGAAGCTGGCACAGGACTGGAAACGTTCTCCCGCTTGTTCGAGCGTTACGAACGTATCACCGGCAAGAGCTTTTACGACATCGAACCTGCCAAAACGCGTAAAGCAGGTGAATTTAACGCCGAGGGGGACGAACTTCTGGCACTCCTCAAGAAGCATCGCGATGCCTATCTCGAAAAGATGGACGACGACTTCAACACCGGCGGTGGTGTCAGCGAGTTGTTCGAGATCGTTCGTGGTGTGAATAAGTTTATCGACCAAAACAAGCTCGAAGAAACGAAGGGAGCCGATACCGCCTCCTTAGATCAAGCGATGGCAACACTTCGTGAACTGACGTCAATTTTGGGTCTGTTCGCTCAGAAACCAGAAGCCGATTCGAGCGAAGATGCCGGGCTCGTTGATTCGCTGATGAGTCTGGTCATCGAGATTCGCGCCAACTCTCGCAAGAGGAAAGACTTCGAGACAAGCGATCTGATCCGCGATCGCCTAACCGAATGCGGTATCACGCTGGAGGACCGTAAGGACGGAACTCTTTGGCGCAAAGGCTAA
- the ruvC gene encoding crossover junction endodeoxyribonuclease RuvC — MKKRILGIDPGLNITGYGVIDVGPSGISIVEAGVVRGKTRGEVPARVREIHEGITDVITSLKPTVMAMEELYSHYERPKTAIIMGHARGVLCLAAAQNNLTFYSYAATQIKKILTGSGRAPKNQMQESIRRELGLAEVPEPADVADALAVALCHYYLSKIATTI; from the coding sequence ATGAAGAAACGCATTCTTGGAATCGATCCCGGCCTCAACATCACCGGATATGGTGTCATCGACGTGGGACCATCTGGGATTTCTATTGTCGAGGCAGGAGTCGTCCGAGGCAAAACTCGTGGAGAAGTCCCGGCGCGTGTGCGTGAGATCCATGAAGGAATTACCGATGTCATCACTTCGCTCAAACCAACGGTGATGGCAATGGAAGAGTTGTACTCTCACTACGAGCGTCCCAAGACGGCCATCATCATGGGACATGCTCGTGGTGTGCTGTGCCTGGCTGCCGCTCAGAATAATTTGACGTTCTACAGCTATGCAGCGACGCAGATTAAGAAAATTCTCACCGGCAGCGGACGAGCTCCCAAGAACCAAATGCAAGAGTCCATTCGCCGCGAGCTTGGCCTTGCGGAAGTCCCTGAGCCTGCCGACGTAGCGGACGCATTAGCCGTAGCGCTTTGTCATTATTACCTCAGCAAGATCGCGACGACTATTTAG